One segment of Stenotrophomonas sp. SAU14A_NAIMI4_8 DNA contains the following:
- a CDS encoding SDR family NAD(P)-dependent oxidoreductase produces MSAWPSTSTDTALDGRPLRDRVVLVAGAGGGLGSAAAVAAARAGATVVLLGRKPRRLDRVYAQVQAVGPEPLLYPLDLEGASPDDYADLAQAIGRELGRLDGLLVCAAHFPGLTPFELADPASFARAVHVTLTAPAWLAQACLPLLRQREDAALVFAVDAPERVGQAYWGGYGVAQHGLRGLIASLHDELASGPVRVSGLYPGPLRTALRARAYSIDEDATAVGPETAAEAAVALLSAAGHPWRGQVLDARADTVSC; encoded by the coding sequence ATGAGTGCCTGGCCGTCGACGTCGACCGATACGGCGCTCGATGGCCGTCCCCTGCGGGACCGCGTGGTGCTGGTGGCCGGCGCCGGCGGAGGGCTGGGCAGTGCCGCCGCAGTCGCTGCCGCCCGGGCCGGTGCAACGGTGGTGCTGCTGGGGCGCAAGCCGCGCCGACTGGACCGGGTCTATGCCCAGGTGCAGGCCGTGGGCCCCGAGCCGCTGCTGTATCCGCTGGATCTGGAAGGCGCCAGTCCCGACGACTACGCCGATCTGGCCCAGGCCATCGGCCGCGAGCTGGGCCGCCTGGACGGGCTGCTGGTCTGCGCCGCGCATTTCCCCGGCCTGACCCCGTTTGAACTGGCCGATCCGGCCAGCTTCGCACGCGCCGTGCATGTCACCCTGACCGCGCCGGCTTGGCTGGCCCAGGCCTGCCTGCCCCTGCTGCGCCAGCGCGAGGATGCCGCCCTGGTGTTCGCCGTGGACGCGCCCGAGCGGGTGGGGCAGGCCTACTGGGGTGGTTATGGCGTTGCCCAGCATGGGCTGCGCGGCCTGATCGCCAGCCTGCACGATGAACTGGCCAGCGGCCCGGTGCGGGTGTCGGGGCTGTACCCCGGCCCGCTGCGCACGGCGCTGCGCGCCCGCGCCTACTCGATCGACGAGGACGCGACCGCGGTGGGCCCGGAAACGGCGGCCGAGGCCGCTGTTGCGCTGCTGTCCGCCGCCGGCCACCCTTGGCGGGGCCAGGTGCTTGACGCCCGCGCGGACACAGTGTCCTGTTAA